One window of the Diospyros lotus cultivar Yz01 chromosome 12, ASM1463336v1, whole genome shotgun sequence genome contains the following:
- the LOC127787443 gene encoding protein HOTHEAD-like: MEGFGRRWTLVAAALAGILFLQLGLCSAEKARNYTFMHEATSSPEISYYDYIIVGGGTAGCPLAATLSQNYSVLLLERGGSPYGNPNITNLEGFGQALSDLSPNSPSQRFVSEDGVINARGRVLGGGSCLNAGFYTRAGTGYVKQVGWDGRLVNESYAWVEKVVAFQPPVKAWQSAVRDGLVEAGVVPYNGFTYDHLYGTKIGGTIFDPDGHRHTAADLLQNANPNGLTVLLHATVHKILFRIKGKPRPVAHGVTFRDALGKKHRAYLRNGSKNEIIVSAGALGSPQILMLSGLGPAAHLKAHNITVVLDQPMVGQGMSDNPMNAIFIPSPLPVEVSLIQVVGITQFGSYIEAASGQNFAGGAPRDYGMFSPKIGQLSVVPPKQRTQEAIDKAVEAMSALDQAAFRGGFILEKVMGPISTGHLHLQTRNPNDNPSVTFNYFQEAEDLRRCVEGIQTIERIIDSNAFSKFKYEAMSVPSLLNMTLGFPVNLLPKHRNASISLEQFCKDTVMTIWHYHGGCHVGRVVDRDYKVLGVDALRVIDGSTFNYSPGTNPQATVMMLGRYMGVKMLSERLSS; this comes from the exons ATGGAGGGTTTTGGCCGCCGGTGGACATTGGTCGCCGCTGCTCTCGCCGGAATTCTCTTCCTTCAACTCGGCCTCTGTTCTGCAGAAAAAg CTCGAAACTACACGTTCATGCACGAAGCAACATCGTCGCCGGAAATATCTTACTACGACTACATCATCGTCGGCGGCGGCACCGCAGGCTGCCCGTTGGCCGCCACCCTCTCCCAGAACTACAGCGTCCTGCTGCTCGAACGTGGCGGCTCGCCCTACGGCAACCCCAACATAACCAACCTAGAAGGATTCGGTCAAGCCCTCTCCGATCTCTCCCCGAACTCACCGTCGCAGCGCTTCGTCTCCGAGGACGGCGTCATAAACGCCCGAGGGCGCGTGTTGGGCGGCGGGAGCTGCCTGAACGCCGGGTTCTACACACGAGCCGGCACAGGCTACGTGAAACAGGTGGGCTGGGACGGGCGACTGGTGAACGAGTCGTACGCGTGGGTGGAAAAGGTGGTGGCGTTCCAGCCACCGGTGAAGGCGTGGCAATCGGCGGTGAGGGATGGGCTCGTTGAAGCTGGGGTAGTGCCGTACAACGGATTCACGTACGACCATCTGTATGGAACTAAGATCGGCGGGACGATATTTGATCCCGATGGCCACCGGCATACGGCGGCGGATTTGCTTCAGAATGCTAACCCTAACGGCCTCACTGTCCTTCTGCATGCCACTGTTCACAAGATCCTGTTCAGAATCAAAG GAAAACCAAGGCCAGTGGCTCATGGAGTGACATTCAGAGATGCATTGGGAAAGAAACATAGAGCGTACCTGAGAAATGGGTCAAAGAACGAGATCATTGTTTCTGCTGGGGCATTGGGAAGCCCACAGATTCTGATGTTGAGTGGGCTCGGCCCCGCGGCCCACCTGAAAGCCCATAACATAACAGTGGTGCTGGACCAGCCGATGGTGGGGCAGGGCATGTCGGACAACCCCATGAACGCCATCTTCATCCCCTCTCCTCTCCCCGTCGAGGTCTCTCTAATCCAAGTCGTCGGCATCACCCAGTTCGGAAGCTACATTGAGGCCGCCAGCGGCCAAAACTTTGCCGGCGGCGCTCCCAGAGACTACGGCATGTTCTCTCCCAAG ATAGGGCAGCTTTCGGTGGTTCCACCGAAGCAAAGAACGCAAGAAGCCATTGACAAAGCCGTGGAAGCCATGAGTGCACTGGATCAAGCAGCTTTCAGAGGAGGGTTCATCCTGGAGAAGGTGATGGGGCCTATCTCCACCGGGCATCTGCATCTCCAGACTCGAAATCCTAATGACAACCCGTCGGTGACCTTCAACTATTTCCAGGAGGCGGAGGACTTGAGGCGATGCGTGGAGGGCATCCAAACCATCGAAAGAATCATCGACTCGAACGCCTTCTCCAAGTTTAAGTACGAGGCTATGTCGGTACCCTCGCTTCTGAACATGACTCTGGGTTTTCCGGTGAACTTGCTACCGAAACACAGGAATGCTTCGATTTCTTTGGAACAGTTTTGCAAGGACACTGTGATGACAATATGGCATTATCATGGAGGTTGCCACGTTGGTAGGGTTGTGGATCGAGATTACAAAGTTCTTGGGGTGGATGCCCTCCGAGTCATCGACGGTTCCACCTTCAATTACTCGCCCGGAACTAATCCTCAAGCCACTGTCATGATGCTCGGAAG GTACATGGGGGTGAAGATGCTAAGTGAGAGACTTTCAAGCTAG